A part of Aegilops tauschii subsp. strangulata cultivar AL8/78 chromosome 2, Aet v6.0, whole genome shotgun sequence genomic DNA contains:
- the LOC120974233 gene encoding LOW QUALITY PROTEIN: cytochrome c oxidase subunit 2 (The sequence of the model RefSeq protein was modified relative to this genomic sequence to represent the inferred CDS: substituted 1 base at 1 genomic stop codon) → MTPLCPRSNDPPMFVSDLIHAATGPWNMEVVREHMYEMDAEAVANIPISHVAQPERMEEDFSWEIQLILRSLSCRFLTIALCDAAEPWQLGSQDAATLMIKGIIDLHHDIFFFLILILVFISRMLVRALWHCNEKTNPIPQSIVHGTTIEIIRTIFPSVILLFIAIPSFALLYSMDGVLVDPAITIKAIGHQWYRTYEYSDYNSSDEQSLTFDSYTIPEDDPGLGQSRLLEVDNRVVVPTKTHLRMIVTPTYVPRSWVVPSSGVKCDDVPGRSNLTSISVXREGVYYGQCSEICGTNHAFTPIVVEVVTLKGYADWVSNQLILQTNYTGEAEAEMQFSGEGRGKLQEGLARSLKKL, encoded by the exons ATGACGCCGTTGTGCCCGCGGTCCAATGATCCACCTATGTTTGTGTCGGATCTTATCCATGCTGCAACCGGGCCGTGGAATATGGAGGTGGTCAGAGAACATATGTATGAGATGGACGCCGAAGCAGTAGCAAACATTCCCATCAGTCATGTTGCCCAGCCGGAAAGAATGGAAGAGGATTTTTC ATGGGAAATTCAATTGATTCTTCGTTCATTATCATGTCGATTCCTCACAATCGCTCTTTGTGATGCTGCGGAACCATGGCAATTAGGATCTCAAGACGCAGCAACACTTATGATAAAAGGAATCATTGACTTACATCACGATATCTTTTTCTTCCTCATTCTTATTTTGGTTTTCATATCACGGATGTTGGTTCGCGCTTTATGGCATTGCAATGAGAAAACTAATCCAATCCCACAAAGTATTGTTCATGGAACTACTATCGAAATTATTCGGACCATATTTCCAAGTGTCATTCTTTTGTTCATTGCTATACCATCATTTGCTCTGTTATACTCAATGGACGGGGTATTAGTAGATCCAGCCATTACTATCAAAGCTATTGGACATCAATGGTATCGGA CTTATGAGTATTCGGACTATAACAGTTCCGATGAACAGTCACTCACTTTTGACAGTTATACGATTCCAGAAGATGATCCAGGATTGGGTCAATCACGTTTATTAGAAGTTGACAATAGAGTGGTTGTACCAACCAAAACTCATCTACGTATGATTGTAACACCCACTTATGTACCTCGTAGTTGGGTTGTACCTTCCTCGGGTGTCAAATGTGATGATGTACCTGGTCGTTCAAATCTTACCTCCATCTCGGTATAACGAGAAGGAGTTTACTATGGTCAGTGCAGTGAGATTTGTGGAACTAATCATGCCTTTACGCCTATCGTCGTAGAAGTAGTGACTTTGAAAGGTTATGCGGATTGGGTATCCAATCAATTAATCCTCCAAACCAACTATACTGGGGAAGCTGAAGCAGAAATGCAATTCTCGGGTGAGGGAAGGGGGAAGCTCCAGGAAGGCCTTGCTCGCTCGCTCAAAAAGCTCTAA